A stretch of Blautia liquoris DNA encodes these proteins:
- a CDS encoding N(5)-(carboxyethyl)ornithine synthase, whose product MKTVGFPICHKENEKRRTVLPRHIMRMKNADKLCFEKGYGEVLGISDEEYRACGCHMISREETLDQDIICAPKIGDAEYIGRLQNQIIFGWVHATQNKELTDQLVQGKITAYAWEKMYDRGRHVFWKNNELAGEAAVLHAFQCYGKMPYEVKAAVLGRGNTARGAIKILNKLGASVTQYNRNTVELFKEELSKYDVVVICVLWDITRKEHIIYKSDLSEMKRGSMIIDVSCDKNGAVETSVPTTIDDPTYMVEGILHYVVDHTPAIFYKTFTYCNSEILYPYLDQLIEGKEDKVLQDAQVVREGKIIDPEIVKFQNR is encoded by the coding sequence ATGAAAACGGTTGGATTTCCAATCTGTCACAAAGAAAATGAAAAAAGGAGGACGGTTCTTCCCCGACACATCATGCGCATGAAAAATGCAGATAAATTGTGTTTTGAAAAAGGATATGGGGAAGTTCTGGGAATCAGTGATGAAGAGTATCGGGCCTGTGGATGCCATATGATAAGCAGAGAAGAGACATTGGATCAGGATATCATATGTGCGCCAAAAATAGGAGATGCCGAATATATTGGCAGACTGCAAAACCAGATAATATTTGGGTGGGTTCATGCAACACAGAATAAAGAACTGACCGATCAATTAGTTCAGGGAAAGATTACAGCGTATGCTTGGGAGAAGATGTATGACCGCGGCAGACACGTCTTCTGGAAGAACAATGAACTCGCAGGTGAGGCGGCTGTGCTGCATGCATTTCAATGTTATGGAAAGATGCCTTATGAGGTGAAAGCAGCAGTGTTGGGACGTGGCAATACTGCCCGCGGGGCGATAAAGATATTAAATAAACTTGGGGCATCTGTAACGCAGTATAATCGAAATACGGTCGAACTCTTTAAAGAAGAGCTGTCGAAGTATGATGTGGTGGTGATCTGTGTTCTGTGGGATATCACCCGTAAAGAGCATATCATCTATAAAAGTGATCTGTCTGAGATGAAACGAGGGTCTATGATCATCGATGTGAGTTGCGATAAGAACGGCGCAGTGGAAACCAGCGTTCCCACCACGATTGATGATCCAACCTATATGGTTGAAGGCATTCTTCACTATGTCGTGGACCATACTCCGGCCATTTTCTATAAGACATTTACTTACTGTAACAGTGAGATACTGTATCCATATCTGGATCAGCTCATAGAAGGCAAAGAAGATAAGGTACTTCAGGATGCCCAGGTTGTCAGAGAGGGAAAGATTATCGATCCGGAGATCGTGAAGTTTCAAAACCGCTGA
- a CDS encoding 4Fe-4S dicluster domain-containing protein — MPEVKVVSERCKSCGYCVKFCPKNVLEIGTKVNSKGYEYVTPKNIQNCIGCCICGRMCPEGALEIYKEEQGAKKNV; from the coding sequence ATGCCTGAAGTAAAAGTAGTATCAGAACGCTGTAAAAGCTGCGGCTATTGCGTGAAATTCTGTCCTAAAAATGTTCTGGAGATCGGAACAAAAGTGAATTCTAAGGGGTATGAATATGTAACTCCAAAGAATATACAGAACTGTATCGGATGCTGCATCTGCGGAAGAATGTGTCCGGAAGGTGCATTAGAAATTTATAAAGAAGAACAGGGGGCCAAAAAGAATGTCTAG
- a CDS encoding LysR family transcriptional regulator, with protein sequence MNLRQLEYFVSVAETLSFTRTAEKFYISQTAVTQQIKTLENNIGVKLLRRTKRHVELTPAGNVFLSEAKAILNRTQDAIKKAQKAATGFTGNLNLGIVEGYDNPDLPEILRSFKSGYPNVSLSIVEADTSTLYTRLLDNTLDVVLNVLFAYSNLEEKEILYKEINKYNLIVLLPTSHPLAYRSVLKLSDLKNDSFILTAMGDPEDSFGQYESTMAHFIRSGFTPNIVQQTSKFDTTALMVAANMGVAIVPSYALSSSRNTRSLVKIPLDEDTEKFEIVAARYKENQNPTIEKFLSYI encoded by the coding sequence ATGAATTTACGTCAATTAGAATATTTTGTATCTGTCGCAGAGACCTTGAGTTTTACCAGAACAGCCGAGAAGTTTTATATCTCGCAGACGGCCGTGACACAACAGATTAAGACACTTGAGAATAATATTGGCGTCAAGCTTTTAAGACGCACGAAACGACATGTTGAACTCACACCTGCCGGAAATGTTTTTCTGTCGGAAGCAAAGGCAATCTTAAATCGCACACAAGATGCAATCAAGAAGGCCCAGAAAGCAGCCACCGGATTTACCGGGAATCTGAATCTGGGAATCGTGGAAGGATATGACAATCCCGATCTGCCTGAAATACTCCGCTCTTTTAAATCGGGCTATCCGAATGTATCACTTTCAATAGTTGAAGCTGATACTTCCACCTTATATACGAGACTTCTCGACAACACGCTCGATGTCGTCTTGAACGTTCTCTTTGCCTACAGCAACCTGGAAGAAAAGGAAATTCTATATAAAGAAATTAATAAGTACAATCTGATTGTTCTGCTGCCCACCTCGCACCCGCTGGCATACCGCAGTGTTTTGAAACTGTCAGATCTTAAAAATGACTCTTTCATTCTTACGGCAATGGGTGACCCGGAGGACAGTTTTGGACAATATGAAAGTACGATGGCACACTTTATCCGATCAGGATTCACACCAAATATCGTACAGCAGACTTCAAAATTTGACACCACTGCGCTCATGGTCGCGGCGAATATGGGAGTTGCCATTGTTCCTTCCTATGCCTTATCTTCAAGCAGAAACACCAGAAGTCTTGTGAAAATTCCTCTCGATGAAGATACCGAAAAGTTTGAGATTGTGGCTGCAAGATACAAGGAAAATCAAAACCCGACAATAGAAAAGTTCTTGTCTTATATTTGA
- a CDS encoding PadR family transcriptional regulator: MGKYCEKLKRGSIELLLLKLLSESDLYGYQIVQLFNDLTNETITLTIGNMYPTLYKLEEKEFVKSYRKLTGKRMERVYYHLTDLGKKELKEMIHDYNSVIDATNNILNYKSIISEAE; the protein is encoded by the coding sequence ATGGGAAAATATTGCGAAAAGCTAAAAAGAGGCAGCATAGAATTACTATTGCTGAAATTATTATCAGAAAGCGATTTATACGGTTATCAAATTGTTCAGCTTTTTAACGACCTGACGAATGAGACTATTACTCTTACCATCGGGAATATGTATCCGACTTTATATAAACTTGAAGAAAAAGAGTTTGTAAAAAGCTATCGAAAGTTAACCGGAAAAAGGATGGAGAGGGTTTACTACCATCTCACAGACCTTGGCAAGAAAGAACTAAAGGAAATGATTCATGATTATAACTCCGTTATTGACGCAACAAATAATATTCTTAACTATAAAAGCATAATATCCGAAGCAGAATAA
- the iolE gene encoding myo-inosose-2 dehydratase encodes MLDKNKVRLGIAPIAWTNDDLPELGKENTFEQCISEMALAGFVGTEVGNRYPKDTEILKKSLNLRKIEICNQWFSAFLLTKPFQEVERDFRMQLAFLKEMGAKIIGVSEQSYSVQGKLDTPIFGHKYEMNDSQWKTLCDGLNRLGKIAKEEYRISLTFHHHMGTVVQNPDEVDDMLANTDPAYVGLLYDTGHFAYCGADPLGELTKHIDRVKHVHLKDIRPEIVEKVRCENLSFLDGVRMGTFTIPGDGCIDFVPIFQTLENYGYEGYMLVEAEQDPAVANPLEYAIRAREYIAQKTGL; translated from the coding sequence ATGCTTGATAAGAATAAAGTAAGACTTGGGATTGCACCGATTGCCTGGACGAATGACGATCTACCCGAATTGGGAAAAGAAAATACCTTTGAACAGTGTATCAGCGAGATGGCACTGGCAGGATTTGTCGGAACGGAGGTAGGAAACCGCTATCCAAAAGACACGGAAATATTGAAAAAATCCCTGAATTTACGAAAGATAGAAATCTGCAATCAGTGGTTTTCCGCTTTTCTTCTCACGAAGCCCTTTCAAGAGGTGGAACGGGACTTTCGTATGCAGCTGGCATTTCTGAAAGAAATGGGAGCGAAGATCATTGGTGTATCCGAGCAGAGCTATAGTGTACAGGGAAAACTTGACACTCCGATTTTCGGACATAAATATGAGATGAACGATTCACAGTGGAAGACTCTGTGTGACGGGCTGAACAGACTGGGCAAGATTGCGAAAGAAGAATATAGGATTAGTCTGACTTTCCACCACCACATGGGAACGGTTGTGCAGAATCCGGATGAGGTGGATGATATGCTTGCAAACACGGATCCGGCTTACGTGGGTCTTCTCTATGACACCGGTCACTTCGCATATTGCGGTGCTGACCCGCTTGGGGAACTGACAAAACACATTGACCGCGTTAAACACGTTCATCTGAAAGATATTCGGCCTGAAATTGTTGAGAAAGTAAGATGCGAAAACTTAAGTTTTCTGGATGGTGTGCGGATGGGGACTTTTACCATACCGGGAGACGGGTGCATCGATTTTGTACCGATCTTTCAGACACTGGAGAATTACGGGTATGAAGGTTACATGCTGGTAGAGGCGGAGCAGGATCCTGCTGTGGCTAATCCACTGGAATATGCAATACGGGCGAGAGAGTATATTGCACAAAAGACAGGGCTGTAG
- a CDS encoding Spy0128 family protein gives MPSIKQNGSEIGEGGVILDDQPIELSASFGIPVLGDGGTEGTYINKGDHAFIALSDSIKTPNSSEAIVLKTADGVVAGHVTFIDVDGVVTARVDFDGDDDAFNGEEAGVSASFKATFELKEEGGSSGSGDKIIEIFDREFNLEKPVVETEYSMSKSGKVNLADQTVEWTVKVSGKQGENFVDLAGYELRDNLKDVGEYVPGSFIINENKTDDPTITDGLLSYTFPDSSVGEQIVKFKTAIPDEKYYASGSQSIRNKAELYDEDNYITEGSGSISFKPKWIEKKGKSDQDGSSGVYNPKDRTITWTITANDMEATLKNPTLTDVLPKGLTLKQATVQYWNGSGWDEGTDIKPDENGVYKIGNTTSGDDRILNTKVLLTIVSEVPDEDYTTGVTNYKNKASIEWEDHGEIGTGNVNVGIGYNAISKSGKISDKDNQTIQWTVNVDPRGQTIPDATVYDLLLYGKEGSSKVTDLSVDGISADVIKGLTPQFDQKYKDDSFSGEGLKSKILPVIKGGERVGDLLVVTGFTTEKVTFNFESIVTNPDIFVSNTWKDVKNTAFLYSKNTNLNKADAKVSYPSLMLKKELLKRGHTDDPASGVNDIMDDWNNDGFDYQDKSAIFRISVNADGLNLTDANGQSLGAVTLTDTLPDGWELSEITSGQDYLIFEGNTNDAGQSVTAKDTTPVTVEGLTHTKTKSSISFTFKTLDKPYVILIKAKPNAETLEKYFGKNSSNTVTNTIKMNSENWETGIESKRNVTVNSSLLSKEAALVEAGVVNWTVDYKPYELDNKFTKIEDTLPAGLDLRTDANGNLLLDGNIRITELSLNADGSYTEGEEISPVIGENVSYDNETRVLTFNIPDHSKAYRFSYLTEVTGEPGKVTNQVKLYGGDEESENTNSSYQISDQDGSATMRKSGWIEITKIDGTTKAPLAGVEFTIFAADGTTVIRKGTTGTDGKLKLRGLPAGNLILRETAVPDGYNLDTSDHTLEVVKTEDATTVSIDGKTGDDANLIAIENYKEGEYAPTSVILKANKILEGKNLEDASFKFELKDTDGKTIQTKKNDLDGNIVFDEITYDEPGEYHYTIQEVAGDEVGINYDKSVISITVNVEDKDGKLTATQVYDGGSQTFTNTYQAAPGSVTLEAQKVLNGKDLQVGEFSFELKDEDGKLLQTKQNDAQGKVFFDSIEYTEVGTYKYTIQEVKGDLAGVSYDSHVINVTVTVEDKDAKLVAEPVYEGSQTFINMYQAAPGSVVLEAQKVLKGKDLKGGDFSFELKDKDGKVLQTKQNDAQGKVYFDPIEYKETGTYQYTIEETKGNLAGVSYDSHVIDVIVTVEDKEAQLVATPVYKGDQTFTNTYQPAAGSVVLKAQKVLEGKELKADNFSFELKDEDGKVLQTKQNDAQGKVFFDPIDYTEVGTYQYTIAELSGEQAGVTYDSHVIHVTVKVEDKEAQLVATPLYEEDQTFTNSYKPADGNIVLEAQKVLEGKNLEADNFSFELKDEDGKVLQTKQNDAQGKVFFDPIDYKKAGTYNYTIEEVKGNLAGISYDSHVIHVTVKVEDKEAQLVATPVYEGDQTFTNTYKPADGNIVLEAQKVLEGKNLEAGNFSFILKDEEGQILQTKQNDAQGKVFFDPIDYTEGGTYQYTIAELSGEQAGVTYDSHVIHVTVTVEDKEAQLVATPVYEEDQTFTNTYKPADGNIVLEAKKILKGKKLKAGEFSFVLKDKAGKVLQTKQNDAQGKIYFDPIAYSEKGIYEYTITEVIGKLAHVDYDSHAIKVKVTVEDQDGQFVASSVYEGDQTFTNNYKPEKPGKPGKPGKPGKPGKPGKPGKPGKPSKPGESGETGTGKSSKTKSPKTGDSNEPLMYGVVLLVSAVAITGALRIKRKRSK, from the coding sequence TTGCCATCGATAAAACAAAATGGAAGTGAGATAGGGGAAGGCGGAGTTATCCTTGATGATCAGCCGATAGAACTTTCTGCCTCTTTTGGAATTCCTGTTTTGGGAGATGGAGGAACCGAAGGGACATACATTAACAAAGGCGACCATGCATTCATTGCATTAAGTGATTCGATTAAAACTCCAAATTCTTCCGAAGCAATTGTTCTGAAGACAGCAGATGGGGTTGTTGCCGGACATGTAACTTTTATAGATGTGGATGGAGTCGTGACGGCACGAGTTGACTTTGATGGGGACGATGACGCTTTTAATGGAGAAGAAGCAGGAGTAAGTGCTTCTTTTAAAGCTACATTTGAATTGAAAGAAGAAGGCGGATCTTCAGGTTCTGGTGACAAGATTATTGAAATTTTCGACCGCGAATTCAATCTCGAGAAGCCGGTAGTCGAAACGGAATATTCCATGAGTAAATCTGGTAAGGTGAACCTTGCAGATCAGACGGTGGAATGGACAGTAAAGGTTTCTGGAAAACAGGGAGAGAATTTTGTCGATCTTGCCGGATATGAACTGAGAGACAATCTGAAAGACGTCGGTGAATATGTACCAGGATCATTTATTATAAATGAGAACAAGACCGATGATCCGACAATTACAGATGGACTTTTAAGCTATACATTTCCGGATAGCTCAGTCGGAGAACAGATTGTCAAATTCAAAACAGCTATACCGGATGAGAAGTATTATGCAAGTGGATCACAGTCGATCCGGAATAAAGCGGAACTTTATGATGAAGACAACTACATAACAGAAGGCAGTGGTTCTATTTCCTTCAAACCAAAGTGGATTGAAAAAAAAGGAAAGAGCGACCAGGACGGCAGTAGCGGAGTTTATAATCCAAAAGACCGCACAATCACGTGGACGATCACAGCCAATGATATGGAGGCTACTCTAAAAAACCCAACACTGACAGATGTCTTGCCGAAAGGTTTGACATTGAAACAGGCAACTGTACAGTATTGGAACGGAAGCGGCTGGGATGAGGGAACAGATATTAAACCAGATGAGAATGGTGTATATAAAATTGGAAACACAACATCTGGGGATGATCGGATATTGAATACGAAAGTTCTTTTGACGATTGTGTCAGAAGTCCCAGATGAAGATTACACGACAGGTGTGACAAACTATAAGAATAAAGCGTCTATTGAATGGGAAGACCATGGAGAGATTGGAACTGGTAATGTCAATGTAGGAATTGGATACAATGCAATTAGTAAAAGCGGTAAGATTTCCGACAAGGATAACCAGACGATTCAATGGACGGTTAATGTTGATCCGAGAGGTCAGACCATACCAGACGCAACTGTCTATGATCTGTTGTTATATGGAAAGGAAGGCAGTTCTAAAGTAACGGATCTGTCTGTGGATGGTATTAGTGCTGATGTCATCAAAGGTTTGACGCCTCAGTTCGATCAGAAGTATAAAGATGATTCGTTCTCAGGAGAGGGACTTAAGTCAAAGATACTTCCTGTTATAAAGGGCGGAGAACGGGTAGGTGATCTACTGGTCGTTACCGGATTTACTACCGAGAAAGTTACTTTCAATTTTGAATCTATTGTCACAAATCCAGATATTTTTGTATCAAATACATGGAAGGATGTTAAGAATACCGCTTTCCTTTATAGCAAAAATACAAACTTAAATAAGGCCGATGCAAAAGTTTCTTATCCGAGTCTTATGCTGAAAAAGGAATTACTGAAACGTGGTCATACAGATGATCCGGCTTCTGGAGTGAACGACATCATGGACGATTGGAATAATGATGGCTTTGATTATCAGGATAAATCGGCAATATTCCGTATCAGTGTAAATGCAGACGGCTTAAATCTGACAGATGCAAATGGACAATCACTGGGAGCTGTGACCCTTACAGATACACTGCCGGATGGTTGGGAATTGTCGGAGATTACTTCCGGACAAGATTACTTGATATTTGAAGGAAATACAAATGATGCCGGACAAAGTGTGACGGCCAAAGATACAACACCAGTTACAGTAGAGGGATTAACGCATACAAAGACAAAAAGCAGCATTTCTTTCACGTTTAAAACATTGGATAAACCTTATGTGATTTTGATCAAGGCAAAACCAAATGCTGAAACATTAGAAAAATATTTTGGAAAGAACAGCAGCAATACGGTGACAAACACGATAAAGATGAATTCCGAGAATTGGGAGACAGGAATCGAATCGAAACGTAATGTTACGGTTAATAGCTCCTTGCTATCAAAAGAGGCAGCATTGGTCGAAGCTGGTGTTGTGAACTGGACTGTAGATTACAAACCTTACGAACTCGATAACAAATTCACGAAAATCGAAGACACATTACCGGCTGGACTTGATTTGCGTACCGATGCGAATGGAAATCTGCTCCTGGATGGAAATATTAGGATTACGGAATTAAGTCTTAACGCAGATGGCAGTTATACAGAAGGCGAAGAGATATCACCTGTTATTGGAGAGAATGTTTCTTATGATAATGAAACGAGAGTACTCACATTCAATATTCCGGATCATAGCAAAGCATATCGTTTCAGTTATCTGACGGAGGTAACAGGTGAGCCAGGAAAAGTGACGAACCAAGTGAAACTTTACGGCGGCGATGAAGAAAGTGAGAATACCAATAGTTCCTATCAGATCAGCGATCAAGATGGTAGTGCCACCATGCGAAAGAGTGGTTGGATTGAAATCACAAAGATTGACGGAACTACAAAAGCCCCTCTTGCAGGCGTTGAATTCACAATCTTTGCGGCAGATGGAACAACTGTCATCAGAAAAGGAACTACAGGAACAGACGGAAAATTGAAACTCAGAGGTTTACCTGCCGGAAACCTTATTCTTAGAGAAACTGCAGTTCCGGACGGATATAATTTGGACACAAGCGATCACACACTTGAGGTGGTGAAAACAGAAGATGCGACCACAGTATCCATTGATGGAAAAACTGGAGATGATGCAAACCTTATTGCTATTGAAAATTATAAAGAGGGTGAGTATGCTCCTACATCTGTGATATTGAAAGCAAACAAAATTCTGGAAGGAAAAAATCTGGAAGATGCTTCTTTCAAATTTGAACTGAAAGACACTGATGGAAAGACGATCCAGACAAAGAAGAATGATCTCGATGGAAATATTGTATTTGACGAAATAACATATGATGAGCCAGGAGAGTATCATTATACCATTCAGGAAGTAGCAGGAGACGAAGTCGGAATTAACTATGATAAGAGTGTAATCAGTATAACGGTTAATGTTGAAGATAAAGATGGAAAACTTACGGCTACTCAGGTATATGATGGAGGCAGCCAGACATTCACGAATACGTATCAGGCAGCACCCGGAAGTGTTACATTAGAAGCACAGAAGGTTTTGAATGGAAAAGACCTGCAAGTCGGAGAATTCAGTTTTGAACTGAAAGATGAAGACGGAAAACTCCTCCAGACAAAACAAAACGATGCACAAGGTAAGGTGTTCTTTGACTCGATTGAGTACACAGAAGTCGGAACCTACAAGTATACGATTCAAGAAGTAAAAGGGGATCTTGCGGGAGTTAGCTATGACAGTCATGTGATAAATGTTACTGTCACTGTGGAAGATAAAGATGCAAAACTTGTAGCAGAACCAGTGTATGAAGGCAGTCAGACATTTATTAATATGTATCAGGCAGCACCCGGAAGTGTTGTATTGGAAGCACAGAAAGTTCTGAAAGGAAAAGATCTAAAAGGTGGAGATTTTAGTTTTGAATTGAAAGATAAGGATGGAAAAGTCCTTCAGACAAAACAGAATGATGCCCAGGGTAAGGTGTACTTTGACCCCATAGAGTACAAGGAAACCGGAACATATCAGTATACAATCGAAGAGACAAAGGGAAATCTTGCAGGAGTCAGCTATGACAGTCATGTGATAGATGTGATAGTAACTGTGGAGGACAAAGAAGCACAGCTTGTGGCGACACCGGTATATAAGGGAGATCAGACTTTCACGAATACTTATCAACCGGCAGCCGGAAGTGTTGTATTGAAAGCACAAAAAGTACTGGAAGGGAAAGAACTGAAAGCCGATAACTTTAGCTTCGAACTGAAAGATGAAGACGGAAAAGTTCTTCAGACAAAACAGAACGATGCCCAGGGTAAGGTATTCTTTGATCCCATTGACTACACAGAAGTCGGAACTTATCAATACACAATCGCTGAGCTAAGTGGTGAACAGGCAGGAGTTACCTATGACAGCCATGTTATCCATGTCACGGTAAAAGTGGAAGACAAAGAAGCACAGCTTGTGGCGACACCGCTATATGAGGAAGATCAGACCTTCACCAATTCTTATAAACCTGCAGATGGAAATATTGTACTGGAGGCACAGAAAGTACTGGAAGGAAAGAACTTGGAAGCCGATAACTTTAGCTTCGAACTGAAAGATGAAGACGGAAAAGTCCTTCAGACAAAACAGAACGATGCCCAGGGTAAGGTATTCTTTGATCCCATTGACTACAAAAAAGCAGGAACCTACAACTATACCATTGAGGAAGTAAAAGGAAATCTTGCCGGAATCAGCTATGACAGCCATGTTATCCATGTCACGGTAAAAGTGGAAGACAAAGAAGCACAGCTTGTGGCGACACCGGTATATGAGGGAGATCAGACCTTCACCAATACTTATAAACCTGCAGATGGAAATATTGTACTGGAGGCACAGAAAGTACTGGAAGGAAAGAACTTGGAAGCCGGAAATTTCAGCTTTATACTGAAAGATGAAGAGGGACAGATTCTTCAGACGAAACAGAACGATGCCCAGGGTAAGGTATTCTTTGATCCCATTGACTACACAGAAGGCGGAACTTATCAATACACAATCGCTGAGCTAAGTGGTGAACAGGCAGGAGTTACCTACGACAGCCATGTTATCCATGTTACAGTAACGGTGGAGGACAAAGAAGCACAGCTTGTGGCGACACCGGTATATGAGGAAGATCAGACCTTCACCAATACTTATAAACCTGCAGATGGAAATATTGTTTTAGAAGCGAAAAAGATTTTGAAAGGAAAAAAATTAAAAGCAGGAGAGTTTAGCTTTGTACTGAAAGATAAAGCAGGAAAGGTACTTCAGACGAAACAAAATGATGCTCAGGGAAAGATTTACTTCGATCCGATTGCATATAGTGAAAAGGGAATTTATGAATATACAATTACTGAAGTAATTGGTAAGTTGGCTCATGTTGACTATGACAGTCATGCGATAAAAGTAAAAGTAACTGTAGAGGATCAAGATGGACAGTTTGTGGCATCCTCAGTATACGAAGGAGATCAAACCTTTACCAATAATTACAAACCTGAAAAACCAGGGAAACCAGGGAAACCAGGAAAACCAGGGAAACCAGGAAAACCAGGGAAACCAGGAAAACCAGGAAAACCCAGTAAACCGGGTGAGTCAGGAGAGACAGGAACGGGTAAATCTTCGAAAACAAAATCACCGAAAACTGGTGATTCCAATGAACCGCTGATGTATGGTGTGGTTTTGTTAGTCAGTGCTGTTGCAATAACAGGGGCACTCAGAATCAAGAGGAAAAGAAGTAAATAA
- the iolG gene encoding inositol 2-dehydrogenase, with protein MVNLGIIGTGRIGKVHIKSIRTRVKDAVIKTAADPYMNEETAHFAKSMGVLHTTTDYREILEDPEIDAVLICSSTDTHATISLETIRAKKHVFCEKPVDHKVARIREVEEALKGTGLKYQVGFNRRFDHNFETMQQAVAAGKIGKPEIIKITSRDPEPPDINYVKVSGGIFLDMTIHDFDMVRFLSGCEAAQVYAQGANLVDPAIGEAGDIDTAVITLQMENGSIAVIDNCRKSVYGYDQRAEVFGSEGMVSVDNDHPSTAVLSNCDGIIGEKPLYFFLERYMDAYGKEIETFIDAIEHDKETPLTIRDGLMPVIMGLAAKKSYEEHRPVKLSELM; from the coding sequence ATGGTAAACTTAGGAATTATCGGAACGGGGAGAATTGGGAAAGTACATATCAAAAGTATCCGGACAAGAGTAAAAGATGCAGTGATAAAAACAGCAGCGGATCCCTATATGAATGAAGAGACGGCACATTTTGCAAAGAGTATGGGAGTTCTCCATACAACGACAGATTACAGGGAGATTCTGGAAGACCCCGAGATTGATGCGGTTTTAATCTGTTCTTCCACGGACACCCATGCAACTATTTCATTAGAAACAATTCGTGCAAAGAAACATGTCTTCTGCGAAAAGCCTGTGGATCATAAGGTGGCTAGGATTCGTGAAGTTGAAGAAGCACTAAAAGGTACGGGCCTTAAATATCAGGTTGGTTTTAATCGCAGATTCGACCATAATTTTGAGACGATGCAGCAGGCGGTTGCAGCCGGAAAGATCGGAAAACCGGAGATTATCAAGATTACGTCCAGAGATCCAGAGCCGCCGGATATCAATTATGTAAAAGTATCGGGCGGAATCTTTCTTGATATGACGATTCATGATTTTGACATGGTGCGTTTTTTGTCTGGATGCGAAGCGGCGCAAGTTTATGCTCAGGGGGCAAATCTGGTCGATCCTGCGATTGGAGAGGCCGGCGATATCGACACCGCGGTAATCACACTTCAGATGGAAAATGGATCGATTGCTGTGATTGATAACTGCAGGAAGTCGGTTTACGGATATGACCAGAGAGCAGAAGTATTCGGGTCAGAAGGAATGGTATCCGTGGATAATGATCATCCGTCGACGGCAGTACTCAGTAATTGTGATGGAATTATTGGTGAAAAACCGTTGTATTTCTTCCTGGAGCGCTATATGGATGCCTACGGAAAAGAAATTGAAACCTTTATTGATGCAATTGAACATGACAAAGAAACTCCGCTTACGATTCGAGATGGACTGATGCCTGTTATTATGGGCCTTGCCGCGAAAAAATCGTATGAAGAACACCGGCCAGTGAAATTATCAGAACTTATGTGA
- a CDS encoding DUF6120 family protein — translation MGKNESLYYKKLRCLFPNIGFSEGRFLRDIKLQLNEYSMTHPNASYEEICSFYGEPKDVLMDFISSREGEKLYEEAKRHKQRVMFLHVFLLLVAVMFISMGIYWYKSYQTFNEAVPSTQEIIVKEENK, via the coding sequence ATGGGTAAAAATGAATCATTATATTATAAGAAACTGCGCTGTCTGTTTCCTAATATAGGATTTAGTGAGGGCAGATTCTTAAGAGATATAAAATTACAGCTTAATGAGTACTCTATGACACATCCCAATGCGTCATATGAAGAAATATGTTCCTTTTATGGTGAACCAAAAGATGTTCTGATGGATTTTATCTCATCCAGAGAGGGAGAAAAGTTATACGAGGAAGCAAAAAGACATAAGCAAAGGGTAATGTTTCTACATGTATTTTTACTGCTGGTGGCGGTTATGTTTATCAGTATGGGCATTTACTGGTATAAATCTTATCAGACATTCAATGAGGCCGTACCATCCACGCAGGAAATCATCGTCAAGGAGGAAAACAAATGA